The proteins below come from a single Halobacillus salinarum genomic window:
- the pabB gene encoding aminodeoxychorismate synthase component I, producing the protein MNPYLLYQFANSEGSLQEVAFSHPVTIITAYKLEQVQPAFAKAEEALNQGRFVAGYVSYEAAPAFDEAFKTYSKTDWPLVWFGVFEHPHDGPEPDEGNFHVSDWKLDGRFSDYQKGIDAIKEAIEQGNTYQVNYTSRLKAHFEGNDYSFFKQLAANQHASYSAYLQLGERRILSASPELFFRMDGNKLTTKPMKGTAKRGRWTEEDQRLASELTLSEKDKAENLMIVDLLRNDLGRMAVPGTVQVPRLFELETYPTVHQMTSTIQAALPRGVTMYEIFQALFPCGSITGAPKVRTMQYIAELETAPRNVYCGAIGFMTPEREAVFNVPIRTVMLDHGSKEAVYGSGAGLRGIPPRKVSLPKSRRRRNF; encoded by the coding sequence ATGAATCCCTACTTGTTATACCAATTTGCCAATTCAGAAGGCAGTCTGCAGGAGGTGGCTTTTTCACATCCAGTGACGATCATTACGGCTTACAAGCTGGAACAGGTGCAGCCGGCTTTCGCTAAAGCAGAAGAAGCATTAAATCAAGGCCGTTTTGTGGCAGGATATGTTAGCTATGAAGCAGCCCCCGCTTTTGACGAAGCTTTTAAAACTTATTCAAAAACAGATTGGCCGCTAGTGTGGTTCGGAGTCTTCGAGCATCCCCATGATGGCCCGGAGCCGGATGAAGGTAATTTTCATGTTTCCGACTGGAAGCTTGACGGACGCTTTTCCGACTATCAGAAAGGGATAGACGCCATTAAAGAAGCTATCGAACAGGGGAATACTTACCAGGTAAATTATACATCCCGGCTTAAAGCGCATTTTGAAGGGAACGATTATTCCTTTTTCAAGCAGCTCGCTGCTAACCAACATGCGTCTTATTCGGCCTACTTACAATTAGGGGAGCGGAGAATATTATCTGCATCCCCGGAATTGTTTTTTCGCATGGATGGAAATAAGCTTACAACAAAACCAATGAAAGGCACTGCGAAGCGGGGACGTTGGACAGAGGAAGATCAAAGGCTGGCATCTGAACTCACCCTCTCTGAAAAAGACAAAGCAGAAAACTTAATGATTGTTGATTTACTCCGCAATGATCTAGGAAGAATGGCTGTGCCGGGAACTGTCCAGGTTCCTCGTCTGTTTGAATTGGAAACTTATCCAACTGTACACCAAATGACTTCCACGATCCAAGCAGCGCTGCCAAGAGGTGTGACGATGTATGAAATTTTTCAGGCTTTATTTCCTTGTGGTTCGATCACAGGGGCGCCTAAGGTAAGGACAATGCAGTACATTGCTGAATTAGAAACAGCTCCGAGAAATGTTTACTGTGGTGCGATTGGATTTATGACACCTGAAAGGGAGGCTGTTTTTAATGTACCCATTCGAACAGTCATGCTTGACCACGGATCGAAGGAAGCAGTTTACGGTTCAGGGGCGGGGTTACGTGGGATTCCACCCCGGAAGGTGAGTTTGCCGAAATCCAGACGAAGGCGAAACTTTTAA
- a CDS encoding aminotransferase class IV — MLEFHVKRARDSSRYFQRPFFEGEILKKLQAESEAHPKGLFKVRLLLDKTGASTIETTKIQGLREQINGKLALSPVDENNPFLFHKTTHREIYNEHSHAAGFAVLLWNSKKELTEFTIANLVVKQQGEYYTPPVSSGLLAGTFRACLLKEAKVKEKVLLKKDLSTFEEIWMVNGLRGWVKVFLT; from the coding sequence TTGCTTGAGTTTCACGTCAAGAGAGCCCGTGATTCCTCCCGTTACTTTCAACGCCCATTTTTTGAAGGGGAAATCTTGAAAAAACTACAAGCGGAATCTGAAGCTCACCCGAAAGGACTATTTAAAGTAAGGCTGTTACTTGATAAGACGGGAGCTAGTACGATTGAAACGACAAAAATCCAAGGTTTGCGTGAGCAGATCAATGGTAAACTAGCCTTGTCTCCGGTTGATGAAAACAACCCGTTTCTGTTTCATAAGACGACTCATAGGGAAATTTATAACGAGCACTCCCACGCCGCAGGCTTTGCTGTCCTTCTTTGGAACAGCAAAAAAGAGCTGACTGAATTCACGATCGCTAATTTAGTAGTTAAGCAGCAAGGAGAGTATTATACACCCCCTGTTTCCTCAGGTTTGCTTGCAGGCACGTTCAGAGCGTGTTTGCTCAAAGAGGCGAAAGTGAAAGAAAAAGTGCTGTTGAAAAAAGATCTCTCAACTTTTGAGGAAATCTGGATGGTAAATGGTTTGCGTGGCTGGGTAAAAGTTTTTCTTACGTAA
- a CDS encoding thiol-disulfide oxidoreductase DCC family protein: MKHIVFYDAQCPFCFNVKRVLRKFDWLNKIKWVSVQEVEASGKYPYLEGRNTLDEIHMLTKEGEIKQGFDSIRKLLSVLPPLALIGLLLYLPGMKLFGSPAYRWFSGHRYDWFGRYDIPRYS, from the coding sequence ATGAAACACATCGTGTTTTATGATGCGCAATGTCCATTTTGCTTCAATGTCAAGCGTGTATTGCGTAAATTTGACTGGTTAAATAAGATTAAATGGGTGTCTGTTCAAGAAGTAGAAGCGAGCGGTAAATACCCTTATTTGGAAGGGCGGAATACGCTCGACGAGATTCACATGCTGACAAAAGAAGGGGAAATTAAGCAAGGTTTCGATTCGATTAGAAAGCTGCTTTCTGTACTGCCGCCCCTTGCTCTTATAGGATTGCTTTTATATCTGCCGGGTATGAAGCTCTTTGGGTCTCCAGCCTATCGATGGTTTTCAGGGCACCGCTATGATTGGTTCGGCAGATATGATATACCTAGGTATTCTTAA
- a CDS encoding NADP-dependent oxidoreductase, with the protein MNREIHLVKRPEGTPGHEHLAVVENPLPEPQAGEVLLKTLYVSVDPYMRGRMSDGKSYVAPFELNEPLDGGVIAEVTESQDDHFNVGDIVTGVLPWQEYSTAKAESLRKIDPSLGPVTTSLGILGMPGLTAYFGLTDIGKPKAGETLVVSGAAGAVGSTVVQIGKILGLRVVGIAGTDEKTSYVTEKLGADKAINYKTEDVRKAVKTACPDGVDLYFDNVGGSIADAVYPRLNKFARIIQCGAISSYNLTEDKGPRIQTYLIKSSALIQGFIVADYQERFKEGFQHLSKWLKEGQLTYEETITEGFDNIPDAFFGLFKGENIGKQLVKVAEPGPQ; encoded by the coding sequence ATGAACCGTGAAATCCACCTAGTCAAGCGACCGGAAGGCACCCCGGGTCATGAACACTTAGCCGTTGTTGAGAATCCTCTGCCGGAGCCGCAAGCAGGAGAAGTCTTACTAAAAACTCTTTACGTTTCTGTAGACCCTTACATGCGCGGTCGTATGAGTGACGGTAAATCCTATGTCGCACCTTTTGAACTAAATGAACCTTTAGATGGCGGCGTAATTGCTGAAGTTACAGAATCACAGGATGATCATTTTAACGTCGGCGATATCGTTACAGGAGTCCTTCCTTGGCAGGAGTATTCAACTGCCAAAGCCGAAAGCCTCCGTAAAATTGATCCCAGTCTCGGGCCAGTTACAACTTCTTTAGGGATCCTTGGAATGCCTGGATTAACGGCCTATTTTGGACTGACTGATATCGGAAAGCCAAAAGCCGGGGAAACTTTAGTCGTTTCAGGCGCTGCAGGAGCAGTAGGCTCTACCGTTGTACAAATCGGGAAAATCTTGGGCCTTAGAGTCGTAGGAATTGCCGGAACTGACGAAAAAACGTCTTATGTAACTGAAAAATTAGGGGCAGATAAAGCGATTAATTATAAAACAGAAGATGTACGTAAAGCCGTTAAAACAGCTTGTCCGGATGGAGTCGATCTTTATTTTGATAATGTAGGAGGATCGATTGCAGATGCTGTTTATCCACGTCTCAACAAATTCGCACGAATCATTCAGTGCGGAGCTATTTCTTCCTACAATCTTACGGAAGACAAAGGCCCAAGAATCCAAACCTATTTAATTAAATCAAGCGCGCTCATTCAAGGATTCATAGTTGCAGATTATCAAGAAAGATTTAAAGAAGGCTTTCAACACTTGTCTAAATGGCTGAAAGAAGGACAGTTAACTTACGAAGAGACCATTACAGAAGGCTTCGACAACATTCCTGATGCTTTCTTCGGCTTGTTTAAAGGAGAGAATATCGGGAAGCAGCTCGTTAAAGTGGCAGAGCCTGGTCCACAATAA
- a CDS encoding GNAT family N-acetyltransferase, whose product MKFVKGENFITIEDLERLTAYELRAFIKIAAKDPELNKVGHLSLLIRDDFPQDIDRKLMDSGFSVHDTLIFVRKELAEHKPGPSPYCLKTIPEVQENFFKKTWKKCMKDSFNSAAYLNMDEQMESVKKELGEGYERTCQIAYEGEREIGVVMPHIEPDTQEEGRLFYFGLLPEFRGRGKSVPLYNQALTLLKAEFGAAYAIGATSLNNLPMRRVFQKNGCETTGIYKVFKRTHKG is encoded by the coding sequence GTGAAATTTGTCAAAGGGGAAAATTTTATTACGATTGAGGATTTGGAGCGGCTGACAGCTTATGAATTACGTGCATTTATTAAGATAGCTGCCAAGGACCCTGAATTAAACAAAGTGGGCCATCTGTCTTTGTTAATCCGCGATGATTTTCCACAAGATATCGACAGGAAACTGATGGATTCCGGGTTTTCAGTCCATGATACGTTGATTTTCGTCAGAAAAGAGCTCGCAGAACATAAGCCGGGCCCTTCTCCTTATTGCTTGAAAACCATTCCGGAAGTCCAGGAGAATTTCTTTAAAAAAACGTGGAAAAAGTGTATGAAAGACTCCTTCAATTCAGCAGCTTATTTAAATATGGATGAGCAGATGGAAAGTGTCAAAAAAGAATTGGGGGAGGGTTATGAACGCACCTGTCAAATTGCTTATGAAGGGGAGCGGGAAATCGGGGTTGTCATGCCGCATATTGAACCAGACACACAAGAAGAAGGAAGGTTGTTTTACTTCGGGCTACTTCCGGAATTCAGAGGCCGTGGAAAGAGTGTGCCGCTTTACAACCAGGCGTTAACTCTTCTCAAAGCTGAGTTCGGAGCAGCCTATGCGATTGGAGCAACGAGCCTGAACAATCTGCCGATGCGAAGAGTTTTTCAAAAGAACGGCTGCGAAACAACGGGGATCTACAAAGTGTTTAAGCGAACTCATAAAGGATAG
- a CDS encoding alpha/beta fold hydrolase, translated as MILHTHLTGEGDPLVFLHTGLQTGSTDFEYQREYFREHYKLVCPDLRGHGNSFSEDFNDYFYDTARDLKETLDYLNIPSVQIVGCSLGALVGIIFAKYYPDYVRSLVISGVTPTKPENWEDIHEKEVDFQRQLLRDQNLVSHFNQLHNTNWRELIYLVRQDNWYPFEETHSLADIKAPILYIVGEGNAHEVTGAVYYPKYSKVHVSVLPFASHLVHSEQPEIYTKILENFLHKTALQKEEELE; from the coding sequence ATGATTTTACATACCCACCTTACTGGCGAAGGGGATCCTCTCGTATTTCTCCACACCGGCCTCCAGACAGGCTCTACCGATTTCGAATACCAACGGGAGTACTTTAGAGAGCATTACAAGCTTGTCTGTCCTGATTTAAGAGGACACGGAAATTCATTCAGTGAGGATTTTAACGACTATTTTTATGATACGGCAAGGGATTTAAAAGAAACGCTGGACTACTTAAATATCCCTTCCGTTCAAATTGTCGGCTGCTCACTCGGAGCACTTGTCGGCATAATTTTTGCAAAATATTATCCTGATTATGTCAGAAGCCTGGTGATTTCCGGAGTCACTCCGACGAAGCCGGAAAACTGGGAGGACATCCATGAAAAAGAGGTTGATTTTCAAAGGCAGCTCTTGAGAGATCAAAACCTTGTGAGCCATTTCAATCAGCTTCATAACACAAATTGGCGTGAATTGATTTATTTAGTGAGGCAGGACAATTGGTATCCCTTTGAGGAGACACACTCTCTAGCCGATATTAAAGCCCCGATTCTTTACATCGTAGGAGAGGGAAATGCTCATGAAGTCACAGGAGCCGTTTATTATCCTAAATACAGTAAGGTTCATGTATCTGTGCTTCCGTTTGCCTCCCACTTAGTCCACTCAGAACAACCCGAAATCTATACGAAAATCTTAGAGAATTTTCTTCATAAGACAGCTTTACAAAAGGAAGAAGAGCTGGAATGA
- a CDS encoding DUF4037 domain-containing protein: protein MTWMRIAETVGGYYAACEKIKAVLLAGSVSRGWQDARSDIELHVFWEEAPTESERLQLIEKAEGTLLTFYPYEDDEWSESYLCDGVKMELSHFLGSTIDMVVNRVIRDYSTNLEDQCLISAIQDGIVLHGKTVISEWKNTVNTYPQGLKEAMVEENLDFGNRWKSRSTLLERRDLLILYSTMADVSEKIMALLFALNHEYVHHPGFKWQKQSLNKLSIKPMRACERMESVFLTEPEKGMKILEQLTADVEKLVNEQSPREVSHKEIKQQPHKNQF, encoded by the coding sequence ATGACATGGATGAGAATTGCAGAAACAGTAGGCGGGTATTATGCTGCCTGCGAAAAAATAAAAGCTGTTCTATTAGCAGGCTCTGTCTCAAGAGGCTGGCAGGATGCACGCTCAGATATAGAACTGCATGTATTTTGGGAAGAAGCCCCGACTGAAAGTGAGCGTCTGCAGTTGATAGAAAAGGCAGAGGGAACCCTTCTTACTTTTTATCCGTACGAGGATGATGAATGGTCAGAAAGCTATTTGTGTGACGGCGTGAAAATGGAGTTAAGTCATTTTCTGGGGAGCACAATTGACATGGTAGTAAATCGTGTAATCCGTGACTATTCCACGAATTTGGAAGACCAGTGTCTTATTTCTGCCATACAGGACGGCATTGTGCTGCATGGTAAGACCGTTATCTCCGAGTGGAAGAATACTGTAAATACGTACCCTCAAGGTTTAAAAGAGGCGATGGTTGAGGAAAATTTGGATTTTGGAAACCGTTGGAAGAGCCGTTCTACTCTGCTTGAGCGCAGAGATCTTTTAATCCTTTATTCGACGATGGCTGACGTTTCTGAAAAAATCATGGCTTTATTATTTGCACTGAACCATGAATATGTCCACCATCCAGGGTTTAAGTGGCAGAAACAATCTTTGAATAAACTTTCAATCAAGCCTATGAGGGCCTGTGAACGGATGGAAAGTGTATTTTTAACAGAGCCTGAGAAAGGCATGAAAATATTGGAACAGTTAACGGCAGACGTGGAAAAACTAGTAAATGAGCAATCTCCAAGAGAGGTAAGCCATAAGGAGATCAAACAACAGCCGCACAAAAACCAGTTTTAG
- a CDS encoding DUF779 domain-containing protein, which yields MVERVTATDSALQLIHNLKEKHGSLMFHQSGGCCDGSSPMCYPEGDLFLGSQDVLLGSIGDTPFYINKSQYDYWKHTQLIIDVVDGRGGMFSLEGVEGKRFLSRARAFTDEEYRELKEEGMV from the coding sequence TTGGTTGAACGTGTAACCGCTACGGATTCTGCCCTCCAATTGATTCATAATCTGAAAGAAAAACATGGATCTTTAATGTTCCACCAATCAGGTGGCTGTTGTGATGGCAGTTCCCCTATGTGTTATCCGGAAGGCGATCTTTTTCTAGGAAGTCAGGATGTGCTTTTAGGAAGCATTGGTGACACACCTTTTTATATTAACAAGAGTCAGTATGATTATTGGAAGCATACCCAGTTAATCATCGATGTGGTCGATGGCAGAGGCGGCATGTTTTCCTTGGAAGGTGTTGAAGGAAAACGATTTTTATCGCGCGCCCGTGCTTTTACAGACGAAGAATACCGCGAACTGAAAGAAGAAGGAATGGTCTAA
- the exaC gene encoding acetaldehyde dehydrogenase ExaC has product MVYAFPNTEGAIVQFKDRYDNFIDGKWTAPVKGQYFDNVTPATGKPFCQVARSTEEDIELALDAAHKAKDAWGKTSVTERSLILNRIADRMEENLEKLAVAESWENGKAVRETLNADIPLAVDHFRYFASVIRAQEGSIGEIDQDTIAYHFHEPLGVVGQIIPWNFPILMATWKIAPALAAGNAIVLKPAEQTPASLMYLIDIVGDLLPDGVLNIVNGYGLEAGKPLASNPRVNKVAFTGETTTGRMIMQYASQNIIPVTLELGGKSPNIFFEDVMSKDDDFLDKTIEGMVLFALNQGEVCTCPSRALIHESIYDKFMERALERVKAIKTGNPLDPEVMMGAQASSEQMDKIMSYLSIGKEEGAECLVGGGRNKLEGELSEGYYIEPTIFKGTNDMRVFQEEIFGPVLSVTTFKDEEEAMNIANDTLYGLGAGIWTRDMNTAYRFGRGIEAGRVWTNCYHSYPAHAAFGGYKMSGVGRENHKMMLSHYQQTKNLLVSYSPQKLGFF; this is encoded by the coding sequence ATGGTTTATGCATTTCCAAACACTGAAGGAGCTATAGTCCAGTTCAAAGACCGGTATGACAACTTTATTGACGGAAAATGGACAGCTCCTGTAAAAGGACAGTATTTCGATAATGTCACCCCTGCTACAGGAAAACCTTTCTGCCAGGTAGCGAGATCTACGGAAGAAGACATCGAGCTTGCCTTGGATGCTGCTCATAAAGCTAAGGATGCATGGGGAAAAACCTCTGTCACTGAGCGTTCGCTTATATTAAATCGAATTGCTGATCGCATGGAGGAAAACCTCGAAAAACTGGCAGTAGCAGAATCGTGGGAAAATGGTAAAGCAGTCCGTGAAACCTTGAATGCGGATATTCCTCTAGCAGTCGATCATTTCCGCTATTTCGCTTCTGTGATCCGCGCTCAGGAAGGTTCAATTGGAGAAATTGACCAGGATACCATTGCTTATCACTTTCATGAACCTCTTGGCGTAGTCGGTCAGATTATTCCTTGGAACTTTCCAATTCTCATGGCCACTTGGAAAATCGCTCCTGCTCTTGCAGCTGGAAACGCGATCGTATTAAAACCAGCCGAACAGACGCCTGCTTCACTTATGTATTTAATTGATATAGTTGGAGACCTGCTTCCTGATGGTGTATTAAACATTGTGAACGGGTATGGGTTAGAAGCAGGGAAGCCATTAGCCTCCAACCCCCGGGTAAACAAGGTGGCTTTTACCGGTGAAACAACTACCGGAAGAATGATCATGCAATACGCTTCCCAAAATATTATTCCAGTCACATTAGAGCTTGGCGGCAAATCGCCTAATATTTTCTTTGAGGATGTCATGAGTAAAGATGATGACTTTCTGGATAAAACAATTGAAGGGATGGTTTTATTTGCTCTTAATCAAGGTGAAGTCTGCACCTGCCCTTCCCGCGCATTGATCCACGAGAGTATATACGATAAGTTCATGGAGCGTGCTCTTGAACGAGTAAAAGCTATTAAGACAGGGAACCCGCTTGATCCTGAAGTGATGATGGGAGCACAAGCGTCTTCGGAACAAATGGACAAAATCATGTCTTATTTATCCATTGGTAAAGAAGAAGGAGCAGAATGTCTCGTGGGAGGCGGCAGAAACAAGCTGGAAGGTGAGCTTTCAGAAGGTTATTATATAGAACCGACCATCTTTAAAGGAACGAATGATATGCGCGTATTTCAGGAAGAAATTTTCGGGCCGGTCCTGTCCGTAACTACGTTTAAAGATGAAGAAGAAGCGATGAACATCGCCAATGATACTCTTTATGGTTTAGGCGCCGGCATATGGACCCGTGATATGAATACGGCCTATCGTTTCGGGCGTGGAATTGAAGCGGGAAGAGTTTGGACAAACTGTTACCATTCCTATCCTGCCCATGCTGCGTTTGGCGGCTATAAAATGTCCGGAGTCGGACGTGAGAATCACAAGATGATGCTCAGCCACTACCAGCAGACCAAGAATCTGCTTGTAAGCTACAGCCCTCAAAAGCTGGGATTCTTTTAA
- a CDS encoding 5'-3' exonuclease, with amino-acid sequence MTSTNRIMLVDGMALLFRAFYATAMSNYFMVNSKGTPTNGVYGMLKHLFTAINHYQPTHVVCCWDMGSKTFRNDMFPDYKANRGEPPVELIPQFDLAKEAIESLNIPNVGVAGFEADDCIGTLSKEYSEHSQVFILTGDQDMLQLLKQNTTVVLLKKGYGNYAEYYEDSFYEEKGITPAQMVDLKALMGDTSDNYPGVKGIGEKTALKLLMKHQTIEGILGNLDALTKGQRSKIEEGLEMLHLSRKLARIHCEADVNCSLEDALFYIDDERMRDKFEELEFRNWRKNIIGVS; translated from the coding sequence ATGACCAGTACAAATCGAATTATGCTTGTCGATGGTATGGCTCTTTTGTTCAGGGCCTTCTATGCTACTGCAATGAGCAATTATTTTATGGTAAATAGTAAAGGTACGCCTACCAATGGAGTTTATGGAATGTTGAAGCACTTATTTACTGCTATTAATCATTATCAGCCTACCCATGTCGTCTGCTGCTGGGATATGGGGAGCAAAACATTCCGTAATGACATGTTTCCTGACTATAAAGCAAACAGAGGAGAACCTCCTGTTGAATTAATTCCCCAATTTGACCTTGCAAAAGAAGCGATAGAATCATTAAATATTCCTAATGTCGGGGTTGCGGGTTTTGAAGCAGATGACTGTATTGGTACACTTAGTAAAGAATACAGCGAGCATTCCCAGGTTTTTATCCTTACCGGTGATCAGGACATGCTTCAGCTTTTAAAGCAAAATACGACTGTCGTGCTGCTTAAAAAAGGGTATGGCAATTATGCGGAATATTACGAGGATTCTTTTTATGAAGAGAAGGGGATTACACCTGCTCAAATGGTAGATTTAAAAGCTTTGATGGGGGACACGAGCGACAATTATCCCGGTGTTAAAGGGATAGGGGAAAAAACAGCCCTCAAGCTGCTTATGAAGCACCAAACAATCGAAGGAATTTTGGGAAATCTAGATGCCTTGACCAAAGGCCAGCGGTCAAAAATAGAAGAAGGACTGGAAATGCTTCATTTGTCGCGGAAACTTGCCCGTATTCATTGTGAAGCAGACGTTAATTGTTCATTGGAAGATGCTTTGTTTTACATTGATGACGAGCGAATGAGAGATAAATTTGAAGAACTTGAGTTTAGAAATTGGAGAAAGAACATTATAGGGGTATCTTAA
- a CDS encoding helix-turn-helix domain-containing protein → MKGTLIKQHRKYKNMTLEDLASGICSVSYLSKIEHNSINASDEIYRLIGERLKITLTNINEEFDEDIYQNLHDWHETIQLRDFTLMKKLKSEIEKALANNQNIELGNLYKVILTRHKMTLEEILIPDDTLKEFDAIFPQATKEFQFFYYKTVGLHLFLKAELRQALNYFRNASQKMNELPLEDSEVYFHLALTYSQTRAAVESTYYAEKALKGYKDSLQYSRIVDTYMIIAINYRFLNIHDIAQEYFLKILKVAKYHLTFLEKRRIYHNLGYININMENYDKAIEFLEQAEGIETDDTYFQSGTIYLLALAHYYNENIEECWSYILSGEKMADKQNDLQFKHKFYILKHNLNKSTQEEEFIHELEHVIIPDLRELNIYDDYKDALELLANLYYNKRMYKKSSMYYREANQYKFTQKKDLL, encoded by the coding sequence ATGAAGGGCACATTAATTAAACAGCACCGAAAATATAAAAATATGACATTAGAAGATTTAGCTTCAGGCATCTGTTCTGTGTCCTATTTAAGTAAGATCGAGCACAATTCTATTAATGCCAGTGATGAAATCTATCGTCTGATCGGGGAGCGGCTGAAGATTACCCTCACAAACATTAATGAAGAATTTGACGAGGACATCTATCAGAATCTCCATGATTGGCATGAAACCATTCAATTAAGAGATTTTACTCTGATGAAAAAACTTAAATCCGAGATAGAAAAAGCGTTAGCCAATAACCAAAATATTGAATTAGGGAATTTATACAAAGTCATTCTAACCCGTCATAAAATGACTTTAGAGGAGATCTTAATCCCTGATGACACTCTAAAAGAGTTTGATGCCATCTTCCCTCAGGCAACAAAGGAATTTCAATTTTTCTATTATAAGACGGTCGGCCTCCACTTATTTTTAAAAGCAGAATTGCGTCAAGCCCTGAACTATTTTAGAAATGCATCACAAAAGATGAACGAGCTCCCACTCGAAGACAGTGAAGTTTATTTCCATTTAGCACTAACGTACTCTCAAACAAGAGCAGCTGTAGAATCTACCTACTACGCGGAAAAAGCATTAAAAGGGTACAAGGATTCCCTTCAATATTCCAGGATTGTAGATACTTATATGATTATTGCGATCAATTATCGTTTTCTCAATATCCACGATATTGCTCAAGAATATTTTTTAAAAATATTAAAAGTTGCCAAGTATCATTTAACTTTTTTAGAAAAAAGAAGAATTTATCATAATTTAGGCTATATCAACATCAATATGGAAAATTATGATAAAGCGATCGAGTTTTTAGAACAAGCGGAAGGTATTGAAACGGATGATACCTACTTCCAGTCAGGAACCATCTACCTTCTAGCTTTAGCGCACTACTATAATGAAAACATTGAGGAATGCTGGTCTTATATCTTGTCAGGAGAAAAAATGGCGGACAAGCAAAATGACCTACAATTCAAGCACAAATTTTATATATTAAAGCATAATTTGAACAAATCAACTCAAGAAGAAGAATTCATACACGAACTAGAACATGTAATCATCCCCGACCTGAGGGAATTAAATATTTACGATGATTATAAAGATGCTCTGGAACTGCTCGCAAACCTTTACTACAACAAACGGATGTACAAGAAATCTTCCATGTATTACAGAGAAGCGAACCAATATAAATTCACTCAGAAAAAAGATCTTCTTTAA
- a CDS encoding SDR family oxidoreductase — translation MEVLVAGANGHTGRLLIQYLKEDGHVPYGMVRKEEQKAKIEELGGIPVLADLTGDVGHAVKGKEAVIFAAGSGSSTGPEQTELVDRDGAINLIKATENFGMKKFIMLSAIAAGQPERGKEELQHYLKMKGEADEYLQGTELNYTIVRPGGLTHEEGTSKVNVGETVDRGTIPRADVAKTMIACLREPNTYNKTFELVSGDTQIEEALKTI, via the coding sequence ATGGAAGTACTCGTAGCAGGAGCAAATGGCCACACGGGCCGTTTACTGATTCAATATTTAAAAGAAGATGGTCATGTCCCTTATGGCATGGTCAGAAAGGAAGAACAAAAGGCTAAAATTGAAGAACTAGGAGGCATTCCTGTTCTTGCCGACTTAACGGGAGACGTCGGCCATGCGGTAAAAGGAAAAGAAGCTGTCATTTTTGCCGCCGGCTCAGGCTCCAGCACCGGACCTGAGCAGACGGAGCTCGTGGATCGTGATGGAGCGATAAATTTAATTAAGGCAACAGAAAACTTTGGAATGAAAAAATTCATCATGCTCAGCGCCATTGCGGCAGGACAGCCAGAGCGCGGCAAAGAAGAACTACAGCATTATCTTAAGATGAAAGGCGAAGCTGATGAATATCTTCAAGGTACCGAGCTCAATTATACAATTGTACGACCCGGCGGCTTAACGCATGAAGAAGGAACTAGTAAAGTCAATGTTGGAGAAACCGTAGACCGCGGTACGATTCCAAGAGCGGACGTCGCTAAAACGATGATCGCCTGCCTGAGAGAACCAAACACTTATAACAAGACGTTTGAATTAGTCTCCGGCGATACCCAGATTGAGGAAGCTCTTAAAACGATATAA